In bacterium, the sequence TTATCGCTTACGCTTGCCGTTTCGGGCTGCAAGGAAATCACCGGCGGCAAATGGGGCGGGCGCAAGGCGACGCCGGAGGCCGAGTGGAAAACCGGCACGAAGTTGCTGTTCGCCGGTGACACGGATTTCGGCGTCAGTTACGGCAAGATGATCCTGCGAACGCTGAAGCGCAAAGGCTACGACGGCGCGTTCGTGCAGCTCGATCCGCTCCTGCAATCCGCGGACCTGGTCATCGCGAATCTCGAAACGCCGGTGACGGACCTGAAAGAATCGCCGTTTAAGGAAAGCAAAACCTACGTGCATTTCGCGGAGCCGGACAAGGCGCCGAAGTACCTGAAGAAGCACAACATCAAGGTCGTGAGCCTTGCGAACAACCACACGCTCGACTACGGCGTTCCCGGCCTGTTGCAAACGTTTGACGTGCTCGAAAAAGAAGGCATGACGTGGTTTGGCGCCGGGAAAAATCTCGACGAGGCGCTGCGTCCGTATGAGACGACGCTGTCGGCCGGCACGAAGAATGTGCCGCTTGCCGTGTTCGGCGCGTTCGAATATTCGCGCACGTACGATCGCCAGTACGACTTTTTCGCGAAGCCCGACAAGCCGGGCGCGGCGCCGTTGACGGAGGATGCCTTCCTGCCCGCGCTGCGTGCGTATCGCGAGGCGCATCCGGACGCGTTTATCGTCGCGTACCCGCATTGGGGCGGAAACTACTCGTGGATGACGCGCAAGCAGGAA encodes:
- a CDS encoding CapA family protein, with translation MGRISLFCVFALSLTLAVSGCKEITGGKWGGRKATPEAEWKTGTKLLFAGDTDFGVSYGKMILRTLKRKGYDGAFVQLDPLLQSADLVIANLETPVTDLKESPFKESKTYVHFAEPDKAPKYLKKHNIKVVSLANNHTLDYGVPGLLQTFDVLEKEGMTWFGAGKNLDEALRPYETTLSAGTKNVPLAVFGAFEYSRTYDRQYDFFAKPDKPGAAPLTEDAFLPALRAYREAHPDAFIVAYPHWGGNYSWMTRKQEKLAPKILDAGANVIVGHGAHTMQEFARVGEKWAVYNIGNFVFNSPGRYRKMKTLPFGMAAVMRFSEAGDRVRADMRLYPIHSDNRVTKFEPRPLTGEEFERAKEALAKRMGEEGKFDKDIAIGKDDFGHFFEINVM